The proteins below are encoded in one region of Amycolatopsis acidiphila:
- the panD gene encoding aspartate 1-decarboxylase yields the protein MYRTMLKSKIHRATVTQADLHYVGSVTIDETLMRAADLLPGEQVSIVDITNGARLETYVIAGAADSGVIGINGAAAHLVHPGDLVILISYAQLDAAEAVSFQPRIVFVDGDNRIKHAGTDAGYAPEGSGLLSGTVTVAPPEREASFPVAETVDAARLDALLHAES from the coding sequence ATGTACCGCACGATGCTCAAGTCGAAGATCCACCGTGCGACCGTCACGCAGGCCGACCTGCACTACGTGGGCTCGGTAACGATCGACGAGACGCTGATGAGAGCCGCGGATCTGCTGCCGGGCGAGCAGGTGTCCATTGTGGACATAACGAACGGCGCGCGGCTGGAGACCTACGTGATCGCGGGCGCGGCCGACAGCGGCGTCATCGGCATCAACGGCGCCGCCGCGCACCTGGTGCACCCCGGCGACCTGGTCATCCTGATCTCCTACGCACAGCTGGACGCCGCCGAGGCGGTGTCGTTCCAGCCGCGGATCGTGTTCGTCGACGGGGACAACCGGATCAAGCACGCCGGTACCGACGCCGGATACGCGCCGGAGGGCTCTGGCCTGCTCAGCGGCACCGTGACCGTCGCCCCGCCGGAGCGGGAGGCCAGCTTCCCGGTCGCGGAGACCGTCGACGCCGCCCGGCTCGACGCCCTGCTGCACGCGGAGAGCTAG
- the panC gene encoding pantoate--beta-alanine ligase, which produces MTTTPKFTRGQLNTFQTPDDVSRVTSALHTAGRKVALVPTMGALHAGHRELLRRAKRLPNTVVGASIFVNPLQFGEGEDFEAYPRPLDRDLEALTEAGAELAFVPKAEDLYAEGHAVTVHPGPLGDELEGAARPGHFAGVLTVVAKLFNILTPDYAFFGEKDYQQLVLIKRMTRDLNIPTRVIGVPTVRESDGLALSSRNVYLTEEQRADAVVLSAALAAGAHVGQEGADAVLAAARQTLAARPEVAVDYLELRGTDLGPAPVDGEARLLIAARVGRTRLIDNVSVLLGSARD; this is translated from the coding sequence GTGACCACCACCCCGAAGTTCACCCGCGGGCAGCTCAACACGTTCCAGACGCCCGATGACGTCAGCCGGGTCACCTCGGCACTGCACACGGCCGGCCGGAAGGTCGCGCTGGTGCCTACCATGGGCGCGCTGCACGCCGGGCACCGCGAGCTGCTGCGGCGCGCGAAGCGCCTGCCCAACACGGTGGTCGGCGCGTCGATCTTCGTGAACCCGTTGCAGTTCGGCGAGGGCGAGGACTTCGAGGCCTACCCGCGCCCGCTCGACCGCGACCTCGAGGCGCTCACCGAGGCCGGCGCCGAGCTCGCGTTCGTGCCCAAGGCCGAGGACCTCTACGCCGAGGGGCACGCGGTGACGGTGCATCCGGGCCCGCTCGGCGACGAGCTGGAGGGCGCGGCCCGGCCGGGGCATTTCGCGGGCGTGCTCACCGTGGTGGCGAAGCTGTTCAACATCCTGACGCCGGACTACGCGTTCTTCGGGGAGAAGGACTACCAGCAGCTGGTGCTGATCAAGCGGATGACGCGGGACCTGAACATCCCGACGCGGGTCATCGGGGTGCCGACGGTGCGCGAGAGCGACGGGCTGGCCCTGTCCTCCCGCAACGTCTATCTCACCGAGGAACAACGAGCCGACGCCGTCGTGCTGTCCGCGGCACTGGCGGCGGGGGCGCACGTCGGCCAGGAGGGCGCCGACGCGGTGCTGGCCGCGGCGCGGCAGACGCTGGCCGCGCGGCCGGAGGTCGCCGTGGACTATCTCGAACTGCGCGGAACCGATCTGGGTCCCGCACCCGTCGATGGAGAGGCACGCCTGTTGATCGCCGCCAGGGTCGGCCGCACCCGGCTGATCGACAACGTGTCCGTCCTGCTCGGCTCGGCTCGGGATTGA
- a CDS encoding PrsW family intramembrane metalloprotease, with protein sequence MLLPVLGLVVVAVCGLTLLALATVRVGPLAVVIGLAAALVPVAVVVAAVLWVDRWEPEPAKLLLTAFAWGACIATITALLINNTAESVGDLLLGHGNGSRVSALVSAPLVEEAAKGSFVLLVLLRRREEFDGIIDGVVYAGFTAAGFAFTENIYYFGRAFAEYGFGNGTSAGVIAAFVLRGVLSPFTHPLFTALTGVGIGFAARATTRATRILAPLAGYLGAVCLHALWNGAATLGGAQTFLNVYFLIMVPMFIAVVLVVILQRRREQRIVEAALPKMVKARWIAASEVDLLSTLNGRRDWRRQARRQSGRRAAKAVAVYQNSVTELAFLKRHNGSADTCRKEAELLDTLRSSRAEAVRLAGGNGETA encoded by the coding sequence GTGCTGCTGCCCGTGCTCGGCCTCGTCGTGGTCGCGGTATGCGGGCTGACCCTGCTCGCGCTCGCCACGGTCCGGGTCGGTCCGCTGGCCGTCGTCATCGGCCTGGCCGCCGCGCTGGTGCCGGTCGCGGTGGTGGTCGCCGCCGTGCTGTGGGTCGACCGGTGGGAGCCGGAACCGGCGAAGCTGCTGCTGACGGCCTTCGCCTGGGGCGCCTGTATCGCGACGATCACCGCGCTGCTGATCAACAACACCGCCGAGAGCGTCGGCGACCTGTTGCTGGGCCACGGGAACGGCAGCCGGGTCAGCGCGCTGGTCTCCGCGCCGCTGGTCGAGGAGGCGGCGAAGGGCTCGTTCGTGCTGCTGGTCCTGCTGCGCCGCCGCGAGGAGTTCGACGGGATCATCGACGGCGTCGTCTACGCCGGGTTCACCGCCGCCGGCTTCGCGTTCACCGAGAACATCTACTACTTCGGCCGGGCGTTCGCCGAGTACGGGTTCGGGAACGGAACCAGCGCCGGGGTGATCGCCGCCTTCGTGCTGCGCGGGGTGCTCTCGCCGTTCACCCACCCGCTGTTCACCGCGCTCACCGGCGTCGGGATCGGCTTCGCCGCGCGGGCCACGACCCGGGCGACGCGGATCCTCGCACCGCTGGCCGGTTACCTCGGCGCGGTGTGCCTGCACGCGCTGTGGAACGGCGCGGCGACGCTCGGCGGCGCACAGACCTTCCTGAACGTGTACTTCCTGATCATGGTGCCGATGTTCATCGCGGTCGTGCTGGTGGTGATCCTGCAGCGGCGCCGGGAGCAGCGCATCGTCGAGGCCGCGTTGCCGAAGATGGTCAAGGCGCGCTGGATCGCCGCTTCGGAGGTCGACCTGCTGTCCACGCTGAACGGCCGCCGCGACTGGCGCAGGCAGGCGCGGCGGCAGTCAGGTCGCCGCGCCGCGAAGGCGGTGGCGGTGTACCAGAACAGCGTGACCGAGCTCGCGTTCCTCAAGCGTCACAACGGCAGTGCCGATACCTGCAGGAAGGAAGCGGAACTGCTCGACACGCTGCGTAGTTCCCGCGCGGAGGCGGTCAGACTGGCGGGGGGAAACGGCGAAACGGCGTGA
- a CDS encoding DUF6779 domain-containing protein — MTGVGDDSRGRLLGRPWFVVGLALALAATLALVLADDLRYLRLGIVAALWAALVGAFLAVKYRKQAASTEEAVAQAQEVYELELEREIAARREYELEVENDVRAKAHVDSRAELDALRAEVAALRDNLQSLFGGEVLLERFALTAQATRMRALREEQGIIESGGNGHGPPQLAAAERQPERPTELVDRVREKQQARPVGRQAAPEPRRPERSLDLPPRRVAKSEPMPSPPSRSGNAAASVAKAAAEARAEQTRMNPVAKKQEPAPRYGGSADATRPAFSPSERRRRQQPAPPAPQPPASVDEPTQLAKPVDADWTASWESPLVRDGSASDLQSSNGHGNTAPATPEPPAAARPPEPAPPRRAERSRPRMEPVQQPRFETSRPRMEPVQQPRFETSRPRMEPVQPRFETSRPRMEPVQQPRFETSRPRMEPVRQEAVESRFELSRPTSQPAQPPREEELPPPSNPTLPEEVRRVAQEGRSGGRRRRAEDEAPAEQPGGGRRRRPEGEPPAWETPSGGHSTGSHAKPEPGAGGHRSAEPTGRRAAPEEPVSGSHSAGRSVSDLLAAHGTTDAIPRRRRRAED, encoded by the coding sequence ATGACTGGCGTGGGTGACGACTCGCGCGGCCGCCTGCTGGGTAGGCCGTGGTTCGTTGTCGGCTTGGCCCTCGCCTTGGCCGCGACGCTGGCGCTCGTGCTCGCCGACGACCTCCGCTACCTCCGGCTGGGTATCGTCGCGGCGCTCTGGGCCGCCCTGGTGGGCGCGTTCCTGGCGGTCAAGTACCGCAAGCAGGCCGCCAGCACTGAGGAAGCCGTCGCGCAGGCGCAAGAGGTCTACGAACTGGAGCTGGAACGCGAGATCGCCGCCCGGCGGGAGTACGAGCTCGAGGTCGAGAACGACGTCCGCGCGAAGGCGCACGTCGACTCGCGTGCCGAGCTGGACGCCCTGCGGGCCGAGGTCGCCGCGCTGCGGGACAACCTGCAGTCGCTGTTCGGCGGTGAGGTGCTGCTCGAACGCTTCGCGCTGACCGCACAGGCGACGCGGATGCGCGCCCTGCGCGAGGAGCAGGGCATCATCGAGTCGGGCGGCAACGGGCACGGCCCACCACAGCTGGCGGCAGCGGAACGGCAGCCCGAGAGACCGACGGAGCTGGTCGACCGAGTCCGCGAAAAACAGCAGGCGCGGCCCGTCGGGCGTCAGGCCGCGCCGGAGCCCCGTCGCCCGGAACGTTCCCTTGACCTGCCGCCCCGGCGGGTGGCGAAGAGCGAGCCGATGCCTTCGCCGCCCTCGAGGAGCGGCAACGCCGCGGCCAGCGTGGCGAAAGCCGCCGCGGAAGCCCGGGCCGAGCAGACCCGGATGAACCCCGTGGCGAAGAAGCAGGAACCGGCGCCCCGGTACGGCGGATCCGCCGACGCCACCCGCCCCGCCTTCAGCCCCTCGGAACGACGCCGCCGTCAACAGCCGGCGCCTCCGGCCCCGCAGCCGCCGGCCTCCGTGGACGAGCCGACGCAGCTGGCGAAGCCCGTCGACGCCGATTGGACCGCGTCCTGGGAGTCGCCGCTGGTCCGGGACGGCTCGGCCAGCGATCTGCAGTCGTCGAACGGGCACGGCAACACCGCGCCCGCCACCCCCGAACCCCCCGCTGCCGCCCGGCCGCCGGAGCCCGCGCCGCCCCGCCGGGCCGAGCGCTCGCGCCCGCGGATGGAGCCGGTGCAGCAGCCGAGGTTCGAGACCTCGCGTCCCCGGATGGAGCCGGTGCAGCAGCCGAGGTTCGAGACCTCGCGTCCCCGGATGGAGCCCGTGCAGCCGAGGTTCGAGACCTCGCGCCCGCGGATGGAGCCCGTACAGCAGCCCAGGTTCGAGACCTCGCGCCCGCGGATGGAGCCGGTCCGGCAGGAAGCAGTCGAGTCGAGGTTCGAGCTCTCCCGGCCCACCAGCCAACCGGCGCAGCCGCCGCGTGAGGAGGAGCTGCCGCCGCCGTCCAACCCGACGCTGCCGGAGGAGGTCCGCCGCGTCGCGCAGGAGGGCCGCAGCGGTGGCCGTCGCCGGCGGGCCGAGGACGAGGCTCCGGCCGAGCAGCCCGGTGGGGGCCGTCGCCGTCGCCCCGAGGGCGAGCCTCCTGCCTGGGAGACGCCCTCGGGCGGGCATTCCACGGGCAGTCACGCGAAGCCGGAACCGGGCGCCGGGGGCCACCGGTCCGCGGAGCCCACCGGTCGCCGGGCCGCGCCCGAGGAGCCGGTGAGCGGCTCGCATTCGGCAGGCCGGTCGGTGAGCGACCTGCTCGCCGCACACGGCACCACCGACGCGATCCCGCGCCGCCGCCGTCGCGCCGAGGACTGA
- a CDS encoding DUF3180 domain-containing protein: MHFTRPRELVTAGLVGVVLAYLAFKFAYGSLPRLPRYAGVTLVVLAAVEAALAFSIRSRIRSGRLIGALGVARAVALAKASSLLGALMLGAWLGALVALLPSVDEVTAAASDLRSAIIGAISAAVLIAVALWLEHCCRTPEQRDQDPDDHRTG, encoded by the coding sequence ATGCACTTCACGCGGCCCCGCGAGCTCGTGACCGCCGGGCTGGTCGGCGTCGTGCTGGCCTACCTCGCCTTCAAGTTCGCCTACGGCTCGCTGCCGCGGCTGCCCCGGTACGCCGGCGTGACGCTCGTCGTGCTCGCTGCCGTGGAGGCGGCGCTGGCCTTTTCCATCCGCTCGCGGATCCGGAGCGGACGGCTGATCGGCGCGCTCGGGGTCGCCCGCGCGGTGGCGCTCGCGAAGGCGTCTTCCCTGTTGGGAGCACTGATGCTCGGCGCGTGGCTGGGTGCACTGGTGGCATTGCTGCCGAGCGTCGACGAGGTGACGGCGGCCGCCAGTGATCTTCGCAGCGCGATCATCGGCGCGATCAGCGCCGCGGTGTTGATCGCCGTCGCGCTGTGGCTGGAACACTGCTGCCGGACGCCCGAGCAACGTGACCAAGATCCCGACGATCACCGGACCGGTTAA
- a CDS encoding helix-turn-helix domain-containing protein produces MDSVSKTFTIGELARRTALPVKTIRFYSDEGLLPPTDRTHAGYRLYDTRSLARLELIRTLRELGLGLEDVAEVLASRVGVPQLAARHLEALDEQIRRLRLRRAVLRAVVKRESELEEVKLMNKLASMSDEERVRLLDEFWAEMMSGLTLDPEFAAMMRSAKPTLPDDPTPEQVEAWVEFAELIQDPSFRASIRAMSERQSAAIEAGEQMLPAQTLRENWSAWSERAQEHLAAGVDPASAEGRALAEEIVRASNDVPAGDLADQIDAGNDPRAERYWQLLAIMNGWPPVPDRARAVAWIAAALRAIRS; encoded by the coding sequence ATGGATTCCGTGAGCAAGACGTTCACCATCGGAGAGCTGGCACGGCGGACCGCCCTGCCGGTCAAGACCATCCGGTTCTACTCCGATGAGGGTCTGCTCCCCCCGACAGACCGCACCCATGCGGGTTACCGGCTCTACGACACCAGGTCGCTGGCCCGGCTCGAGCTGATCAGGACGTTGCGCGAGCTCGGCCTGGGGCTCGAGGACGTGGCGGAGGTGCTCGCGTCGCGGGTCGGCGTGCCGCAGCTCGCGGCACGGCACCTGGAGGCACTCGACGAGCAGATCCGCCGGTTGCGGCTGCGCCGGGCGGTGCTGCGTGCGGTCGTCAAGCGGGAGTCCGAACTGGAGGAAGTGAAACTGATGAACAAGCTGGCTTCGATGTCCGACGAGGAGCGGGTCCGCCTGCTGGACGAGTTCTGGGCGGAGATGATGTCGGGGTTGACGCTCGACCCCGAGTTCGCCGCGATGATGCGTTCGGCCAAGCCGACCCTGCCCGACGATCCGACGCCCGAACAGGTCGAGGCCTGGGTCGAGTTCGCGGAGCTGATCCAGGACCCGTCGTTCCGGGCGTCGATCCGCGCCATGAGCGAACGCCAGTCGGCGGCGATCGAGGCGGGTGAGCAGATGCTGCCGGCGCAGACGCTGCGCGAGAACTGGTCGGCGTGGAGCGAGCGGGCGCAGGAGCACCTGGCGGCGGGCGTGGACCCGGCTTCGGCCGAGGGCCGCGCGCTGGCGGAGGAGATCGTGCGCGCCTCGAACGACGTGCCGGCGGGCGACCTGGCCGACCAGATCGACGCCGGCAACGACCCGCGCGCCGAGCGCTACTGGCAACTGCTGGCCATCATGAACGGCTGGCCTCCGGTACCCGACCGCGCACGCGCGGTGGCGTGGATCGCGGCCGCGCTCCGGGCGATCCGGAGCTGA
- the folK gene encoding 2-amino-4-hydroxy-6-hydroxymethyldihydropteridine diphosphokinase has protein sequence MSRAVLSLGSNLGDRLGRLRSVVTGLGEAVVRVSTVYETKPWGVEDQPDFLNAVCIVDDPARDHWAWLRAGQALEQAAGRVRELRWGPRTLDVDVVTVDGVRSADPELLLPHPGTPERASVLIPWLEIDPDATLPGHGPVRDLLAALPEADRAGVRPRRDLAL, from the coding sequence GTGAGCCGCGCGGTCCTCTCGCTGGGCTCGAACCTGGGCGACCGGCTGGGTCGGCTCCGGTCGGTGGTGACGGGGCTCGGCGAGGCGGTGGTCCGGGTGTCCACCGTGTACGAGACGAAGCCCTGGGGGGTCGAGGACCAGCCGGACTTCCTGAACGCGGTGTGCATTGTGGACGATCCGGCGCGGGACCACTGGGCGTGGCTGCGGGCGGGCCAGGCGCTGGAGCAGGCGGCGGGGCGCGTGCGCGAGCTCCGCTGGGGCCCGCGCACGCTGGACGTGGACGTCGTGACGGTGGACGGCGTGCGCTCGGCGGACCCCGAGTTGCTGTTGCCGCACCCCGGCACCCCGGAACGGGCCAGCGTCCTGATCCCGTGGCTGGAGATCGACCCGGACGCGACCCTCCCCGGCCACGGCCCGGTCCGCGACCTCCTCGCGGCTCTCCCCGAGGCCGACCGCGCGGGCGTCCGGCCCCGGCGGGACCTGGCGCTCTGA
- the folB gene encoding dihydroneopterin aldolase, producing MSDRITLTGLRVFGRHGVFEHEKRDGQEFVVDVTVWLDLSAAVKTDDLTQTLHYGELAELAAGIVGGEPYDLIESVAGKIADEVIRDERLGAVEVTVHKPSAPIPLTFDDVAVTVRRER from the coding sequence ATGAGTGACCGGATCACGCTGACCGGGCTGCGGGTGTTCGGCCGGCACGGGGTCTTCGAGCACGAGAAGCGCGACGGGCAGGAGTTCGTCGTCGACGTCACCGTGTGGCTGGACCTGTCCGCGGCGGTGAAGACGGACGACCTCACGCAGACGCTGCACTACGGCGAGCTCGCCGAGCTCGCGGCGGGCATCGTCGGCGGGGAGCCGTACGACCTCATCGAGAGCGTGGCGGGCAAGATCGCCGACGAGGTCATCCGGGACGAGCGGCTGGGAGCGGTCGAGGTGACCGTGCACAAGCCGTCCGCCCCGATCCCGCTGACGTTCGACGACGTCGCCGTGACCGTCCGGCGGGAACGGTGA
- the folP gene encoding dihydropteroate synthase, producing MGVLNVTPDSFSDGGRYLDTDAALAHAHEMWARGADIIDVGGESTRPGAARVDAQTEIDRVLPVVRALAADGLCLSVDTTRAAVAEAALDGGARIINDVSGGLADPNMAKVAAAGGAPWILMHWRGHSKDMNRLAQYDDVVADVHAELRARVDAALAAGVAAENIVIDPGLGFAKHAPHDWALLHALPSFVDMGFPVLVGASRKRFLGRLLADADGTPRPPSGREDATAAISALAAAAGAWGVRAHAVGASLDAVTVAAAWQRGHE from the coding sequence ATGGGGGTCCTGAACGTCACGCCCGACTCCTTCTCCGACGGCGGCCGATACCTCGACACCGACGCCGCGCTCGCGCACGCGCACGAGATGTGGGCGCGGGGCGCGGACATCATCGACGTCGGCGGTGAGTCGACCCGTCCCGGCGCCGCCCGGGTGGACGCGCAGACGGAGATCGACCGGGTCCTCCCGGTCGTGCGGGCACTCGCCGCGGACGGCCTCTGCCTCTCGGTGGACACGACGAGGGCGGCCGTCGCCGAGGCCGCGCTCGACGGCGGCGCACGGATCATCAACGACGTGTCGGGCGGCCTGGCCGACCCGAACATGGCGAAGGTCGCCGCGGCCGGCGGGGCGCCCTGGATCCTCATGCACTGGCGCGGGCACAGCAAGGACATGAACAGGCTCGCGCAGTACGACGACGTGGTCGCCGACGTGCACGCGGAGCTGAGGGCCCGGGTGGACGCCGCGCTGGCCGCCGGGGTCGCGGCGGAGAACATCGTCATCGACCCCGGTCTCGGGTTCGCCAAGCACGCGCCGCACGACTGGGCGTTGCTGCACGCGCTTCCGTCCTTTGTGGACATGGGCTTCCCCGTGCTCGTCGGTGCTTCCCGCAAGCGCTTTCTCGGCCGACTGCTCGCCGACGCCGACGGGACCCCGCGGCCGCCGTCCGGACGCGAGGACGCGACGGCCGCCATCTCGGCGCTCGCCGCCGCGGCCGGCGCGTGGGGCGTGCGGGCGCACGCGGTCGGTGCGTCGCTGGACGCCGTCACGGTGGCGGCCGCCTGGCAGCGTGGACATGAGTGA